In Pyxidicoccus xibeiensis, the following proteins share a genomic window:
- a CDS encoding DUF58 domain-containing protein: MLLDAQTLARLRGVKLRARAVMEGVLSGLHKSPHQGQSVEFAEHKEYAPGDELRHLDWKAYGKFDKYYVKRFEHETNLRAVMVVDASASMGYSSGALSKLDVATTLAGALCYLLVRQQDAAGLALMVGGKWKDVPPRASAGHLNVLLETLESTTPDGATDLGSAADHLAEVLPRRSSVIVLTDLLDERQDSLKRILALRQRKNDVSVFHLVDPAELTFPFDDPTLFLDMEGEGRIEVNPREIKESYLEEFGAFLASVKAACAEADVDYELVRTDEKLDDVLLRYLARRGRR; encoded by the coding sequence ATGCTGCTCGACGCCCAGACGCTGGCCCGCCTCCGTGGAGTGAAGCTGCGCGCCCGCGCGGTGATGGAGGGTGTGCTGTCCGGCCTCCACAAGAGCCCGCATCAGGGCCAGAGCGTGGAGTTCGCCGAGCACAAGGAGTACGCCCCGGGCGACGAGCTGCGCCACCTGGACTGGAAGGCGTACGGCAAGTTCGACAAGTACTACGTCAAGCGCTTCGAGCACGAGACGAACCTGCGCGCGGTCATGGTGGTGGATGCGTCCGCCTCCATGGGCTACAGCAGCGGCGCGCTCAGCAAGCTGGACGTGGCCACCACGCTGGCCGGCGCGCTGTGCTACCTGCTGGTGCGCCAGCAGGACGCCGCGGGCCTGGCGCTGATGGTGGGCGGGAAGTGGAAGGACGTGCCGCCGCGCGCCTCCGCGGGCCACCTCAACGTGCTGCTGGAGACGCTCGAGTCCACCACGCCCGACGGCGCCACGGACCTGGGCAGCGCCGCGGACCACCTGGCGGAGGTGCTGCCGCGGCGCTCCTCGGTCATCGTCCTCACCGACTTGCTGGACGAGCGGCAGGACTCGCTCAAGCGCATCCTCGCGCTGCGCCAGCGCAAGAATGACGTGTCGGTGTTCCACCTGGTGGACCCGGCGGAGCTGACGTTCCCCTTCGATGACCCCACGCTCTTCCTCGACATGGAGGGCGAGGGCCGCATCGAGGTGAACCCGCGTGAAATCAAGGAGAGCTACCTGGAGGAGTTCGGCGCCTTCCTGGCGAGCGTGAAGGCGGCGTGCGCCGAGGCGGACGTGGACTACGAGCTGGTGCGGACCGACGAGAAGCTGGACGACGTGCTGCTGCGCTACCTGGCGCGACGCGGGAGGCGCTAG
- a CDS encoding BatA domain-containing protein, with the protein MTFGNPWMLLGALGALIPLLVHLFDRRRPRPHPFGPLAFVLRSQKRTASRLKLKRLLLYVLRTLILLAIPVALARPEWKSDAQMAQVVKGPAATAIILDASLSMRWSDGTSLFERGRDEARDALKDLLPEEPATVLICTESPAAPPPPGFDRGRLRGLVDEAKATYGAADLSRCMDMAARALEENPMPAKRLVVVSDLTAAAFRLEAPPPTVKGPTGTPVKPEVVLRDAAEGKDVLANHAIVDLKVEPALQAGPRAFQFTFTVRNFGAEAVKDLEAAVRVGESTLAKGFVDVPAGGTTQKALTVRFPQGGTVVGEVTLAADALAEDNRRAFVLPVPRALRALVVNGAPHATRYRDEAFFVDAALTAPGSPVEVATRDAEVGLREDFSTYDLVLLLNVAAPSPDESQKLAAFVENGGGLFISMGDRVNAEEYNERLGGVLPRPLRLVRTSAEREDPDAETKTAKLAKVSVEHVLFSPFTGRAEEGLVGARFYKYMLLEADNPSSPGASQILATYEDGAPAVAVMRKGKGRVALLTSTVDRDWSDFAIRTSFLPLMQRFAAYLTGSLEEREEIRVRVGEGATLRPEGTQKVSAVRAPDGSEVPVKEQPDGSLVAGPVAEPGAYSVLGADGKVVPGLSFAATLDPSESDLSRVPQDTLTAYFGEETVKASSGDADKPSVPLWTWLILAACLAFFFEGTLLRK; encoded by the coding sequence GTGACGTTCGGCAACCCGTGGATGTTGCTGGGCGCGCTGGGGGCCCTCATCCCCCTGCTGGTGCACCTGTTCGACCGGCGCCGCCCCCGGCCGCACCCGTTCGGCCCGCTGGCCTTCGTGCTGCGCAGCCAGAAGCGCACCGCCAGCCGCCTCAAGCTCAAGCGCCTGCTGCTGTACGTGCTGCGCACCCTCATCCTCCTGGCCATCCCCGTGGCGCTGGCCCGCCCGGAGTGGAAGAGCGACGCGCAGATGGCGCAGGTGGTGAAGGGGCCCGCGGCCACGGCCATCATCCTGGACGCGTCGCTGTCCATGCGCTGGTCGGACGGGACGTCGCTCTTCGAGCGCGGCCGGGACGAGGCGCGTGACGCGCTGAAGGACCTGCTGCCGGAGGAGCCCGCCACGGTGCTCATCTGCACGGAGTCGCCCGCCGCGCCCCCGCCGCCCGGCTTCGACCGGGGCCGCCTGCGAGGGCTGGTGGACGAGGCGAAAGCGACGTACGGGGCGGCGGACCTGTCGCGCTGCATGGACATGGCGGCGCGGGCGCTGGAGGAGAACCCGATGCCGGCCAAGCGCCTGGTGGTGGTCTCCGACCTGACGGCCGCGGCCTTCCGCCTGGAGGCGCCGCCGCCCACGGTGAAGGGGCCCACGGGCACGCCGGTGAAGCCGGAGGTGGTGCTGCGGGATGCGGCCGAGGGCAAGGACGTGCTGGCCAACCACGCCATCGTCGACCTCAAGGTGGAGCCGGCGCTGCAGGCCGGGCCGCGCGCGTTCCAGTTCACCTTCACGGTGCGCAACTTCGGCGCGGAGGCGGTGAAGGACCTGGAAGCGGCGGTGCGCGTGGGTGAGTCCACGCTGGCCAAGGGCTTCGTGGACGTGCCGGCGGGTGGCACCACGCAGAAGGCGCTGACGGTGCGCTTCCCGCAGGGTGGCACGGTGGTGGGCGAGGTGACGCTGGCGGCGGATGCGCTGGCGGAGGACAACCGGCGTGCCTTCGTGCTGCCGGTGCCCCGGGCGCTGAGGGCGCTGGTGGTGAACGGGGCTCCGCATGCGACGCGCTACCGGGACGAGGCCTTCTTCGTGGACGCGGCGCTCACCGCGCCGGGCTCTCCGGTGGAGGTGGCCACGCGCGACGCGGAGGTGGGCCTGCGCGAGGACTTCTCCACGTATGACCTGGTGCTGCTGCTCAACGTGGCGGCGCCCAGCCCGGACGAGTCCCAGAAGCTGGCGGCCTTCGTGGAGAACGGCGGGGGCCTGTTCATCAGCATGGGCGACCGGGTGAACGCGGAGGAGTACAACGAGCGGCTGGGCGGGGTGCTGCCACGGCCGCTGCGCCTGGTGCGCACCAGCGCCGAGCGCGAGGACCCGGACGCGGAGACGAAGACGGCGAAGCTGGCGAAGGTGTCGGTGGAGCACGTCCTCTTCTCGCCCTTCACCGGCCGCGCCGAAGAGGGCCTGGTGGGGGCGCGCTTCTACAAGTACATGCTGCTGGAGGCGGACAACCCGTCGTCGCCCGGGGCCAGCCAGATACTGGCGACGTACGAGGACGGGGCGCCGGCGGTGGCGGTGATGCGCAAGGGCAAGGGGCGCGTGGCGCTGCTGACCAGCACGGTGGACCGCGACTGGAGCGACTTCGCCATCCGCACCTCGTTCCTGCCGCTGATGCAGCGCTTCGCGGCGTACCTCACGGGCTCGCTGGAGGAGCGCGAGGAGATTCGCGTGCGCGTGGGTGAGGGCGCCACGCTGCGGCCGGAGGGCACGCAGAAGGTGTCCGCGGTGCGCGCGCCGGACGGCAGCGAGGTGCCGGTGAAGGAGCAGCCGGACGGCTCGCTGGTGGCGGGGCCGGTGGCGGAGCCGGGCGCGTACTCGGTGCTGGGCGCGGACGGCAAGGTGGTGCCGGGCCTGTCCTTCGCGGCCACGCTGGACCCGTCCGAGAGCGACCTGAGCCGCGTGCCGCAGGACACCCTCACCGCCTACTTCGGCGAGGAGACGGTGAAGGCCTCCAGCGGGGATGCGGACAAGCCGTCCGTGCCGCTGTGGACGTGGCTCATCCTGGCCGCGTGCCTCGCGTTTTTCTTCGAGGGCACGCTGCTGCGGAAGTAG
- a CDS encoding TetR/AcrR family transcriptional regulator: MIMELYQQFVATRMEEAAAVMAQRGYDNTPAAELARVMRMSVGSLYRRYGSKRGCALAIRDFSEDELCRYARYEFQMASTDEGAGFREGFFALWRLLANYVLRTPGVFSFVFLHVHPEAGPDDERGWRVRDLIREVVSQAERDGALEPGSAMARTCLVWGALAELGRVAARWEGAVTEADVLASAEALWRALGPREKSAPRGPGGIPPPEGEKASYEAPDSDPAAAIDDGAAAHPPPEDEKASGEAPDCDAAAAIDDGAAAHPPPEGEEASGEAPDCDAAAAMADGAAAPRPGAPPVERKRSHAMAEGGSATAAREHQGLRALSASPAEAARSAAMTAGEALTETHDAPAAGRSRHASPCRVLRYGPARMRTPHSGDPCQATWQATRWRPWRSPRSCMPWPRERSEPPGGAETGPTPEGPAPCDPCSRSSFASASHRCFLSLPKPGRMAGRTGGGGPSSRMEEHQIPCGGTPCSRNPQMQGREARADELEPAVSPSANRGPGFRLPARSGL, encoded by the coding sequence ATGATCATGGAGCTGTACCAGCAGTTCGTGGCCACGCGGATGGAGGAGGCGGCGGCGGTGATGGCGCAGCGGGGCTACGACAACACCCCAGCCGCGGAGCTGGCGCGGGTGATGCGCATGTCGGTGGGCTCGCTGTACCGGCGCTACGGCAGCAAGCGCGGCTGTGCGCTGGCCATTCGCGACTTCTCCGAGGACGAGCTGTGCCGGTACGCGCGCTACGAATTCCAGATGGCCAGCACGGACGAGGGCGCGGGCTTTCGCGAGGGCTTCTTCGCCCTCTGGCGACTGCTGGCCAACTACGTACTGCGGACGCCCGGAGTCTTCAGCTTCGTCTTCCTGCACGTCCACCCGGAGGCGGGGCCTGACGACGAGCGAGGCTGGCGGGTGCGGGACCTGATTCGCGAGGTCGTCAGCCAGGCGGAGCGTGATGGAGCACTGGAGCCGGGTTCCGCGATGGCGAGGACATGCCTGGTGTGGGGCGCGCTGGCGGAGCTGGGGCGGGTGGCGGCGAGGTGGGAGGGGGCGGTGACGGAGGCGGACGTGCTCGCGTCAGCAGAGGCGCTCTGGCGCGCCCTCGGGCCCAGGGAGAAGTCGGCGCCCCGAGGGCCTGGCGGCATACCGCCTCCAGAGGGCGAAAAAGCCTCGTATGAGGCGCCCGACAGTGACCCGGCGGCGGCAATAGATGATGGCGCGGCGGCACATCCGCCTCCAGAGGACGAAAAGGCCTCGGGCGAAGCGCCTGACTGTGACGCGGCGGCGGCAATAGATGATGGCGCGGCGGCGCATCCGCCTCCAGAGGGCGAGGAGGCCTCGGGCGAAGCGCCCGACTGTGACGCGGCGGCGGCAATGGCTGATGGCGCAGCGGCGCCTCGGCCGGGCGCTCCGCCCGTGGAAAGGAAGCGTTCCCACGCCATGGCGGAGGGCGGTTCGGCAACTGCCGCGCGTGAACACCAGGGGCTGCGCGCGTTGAGTGCTTCACCCGCGGAAGCGGCGCGGTCCGCAGCCATGACGGCTGGAGAGGCTCTCACAGAAACTCACGATGCCCCAGCAGCAGGGCGCTCGAGGCATGCCAGCCCCTGTCGCGTTCTTCGATACGGCCCTGCCAGGATGAGGACACCGCACTCGGGAGACCCCTGCCAGGCGACGTGGCAAGCAACGCGCTGGCGGCCATGGCGCTCGCCACGTTCCTGCATGCCATGGCCTCGGGAGCGCTCGGAGCCTCCCGGAGGAGCGGAGACTGGACCGACGCCGGAAGGTCCAGCCCCGTGCGACCCATGCTCACGCTCATCCTTCGCATCGGCCTCACATAGATGCTTCCTATCCCTGCCCAAGCCAGGGCGTATGGCTGGACGCACGGGTGGCGGCGGGCCGTCCAGTAGGATGGAGGAACACCAGATACCGTGCGGTGGCACGCCGTGTTCCAGGAACCCGCAAATGCAGGGGAGGGAAGCCCGTGCAGATGAACTGGAACCGGCTGTCAGTCCGTCTGCGAATCGCGGTCCTGGCTTCAGGCTACCTGCTCGCAGCGGGCTGTGA
- a CDS encoding DUF1036 domain-containing protein — protein sequence MSTRKLVMAFAAAAGLGFAGPAHAWVQFCNGTSVTIWTAYSWYDASCVPEDGSSWRKVGWWDLTPGQCKIVYGPAISNTFSYYYAEGGGLVWSGDFFTCTPWNAFNWCDNTCDASSRNLGYRELNTGGAQNYTLTFNP from the coding sequence ATGTCGACGAGAAAGCTTGTGATGGCCTTCGCGGCCGCCGCCGGGCTCGGCTTCGCCGGGCCGGCCCATGCCTGGGTGCAGTTCTGCAACGGGACCAGCGTCACCATCTGGACTGCCTATTCCTGGTATGACGCCAGTTGTGTTCCCGAGGATGGCAGCAGCTGGAGGAAGGTGGGCTGGTGGGACCTCACGCCGGGCCAGTGCAAGATTGTCTATGGGCCCGCCATCTCGAACACGTTTTCCTACTACTACGCCGAGGGTGGCGGGCTCGTCTGGTCGGGGGACTTCTTCACGTGTACGCCGTGGAACGCCTTCAACTGGTGTGACAACACCTGCGACGCCAGCTCCCGCAACCTGGGCTACCGCGAGCTCAATACGGGCGGCGCCCAGAACTACACGCTGACCTTCAACCCCTGA
- a CDS encoding collagen-like protein yields the protein MGPQGLRGEVGPQGPQGPGVVVENMVEQPGGNCQHGGVRIRAGADGNGNRVLEEHEVDPSSTQYLCNGAPGSMGAQGIQGPTGEAGPTGPSGAQGPQGEPGALALYGDGSAGDFTHFSTSPLRNLAIGYGSLANGANLMFRNVRIDGTLILASGTTIRATGDIIIGPTGVIAINPEQQVQSVNSPDRGIATSAAEDYQGGRGLDLGRSALLTRFDLRGGGGGFRPKHGNTTNAFGGEAGGRLILAARGNIIINGNIDAAGRTAQLTGGQPLAGGGGGGGGVVTLVSRGTITLGANGFIRANGGNGANGIAGAPGQLYGGGGGGGGGIVQFLTASAPSIANASNIVVTGGTVGNAGVSGAATTLVAVGGGGGASGGDGGDGTKSTVAGGAAEPGNTGDFSTTVTPQPELIFY from the coding sequence ATGGGCCCGCAGGGCCTGCGGGGAGAGGTCGGGCCACAGGGCCCGCAGGGGCCTGGCGTGGTGGTGGAGAACATGGTCGAGCAACCCGGCGGCAACTGCCAGCATGGCGGTGTCCGCATCCGGGCCGGCGCTGACGGCAACGGCAACAGGGTGCTCGAAGAGCATGAGGTAGACCCGAGCTCCACCCAGTACCTGTGCAACGGTGCGCCAGGCAGCATGGGTGCGCAGGGCATCCAGGGGCCCACCGGCGAAGCAGGCCCCACGGGGCCCTCCGGTGCGCAGGGCCCGCAGGGTGAGCCCGGCGCGCTCGCGCTCTACGGGGACGGCTCCGCGGGGGACTTCACCCACTTCAGCACCTCGCCCCTGCGCAACCTCGCCATCGGCTACGGCAGCCTGGCGAATGGCGCCAACCTGATGTTCCGCAACGTGCGCATCGACGGCACCCTCATCCTGGCGAGCGGCACCACGATTCGCGCCACCGGAGACATCATCATCGGGCCGACGGGCGTCATCGCAATCAACCCGGAGCAGCAGGTCCAGTCCGTCAACTCGCCGGACCGGGGCATCGCCACCTCCGCCGCGGAGGACTACCAGGGCGGCCGGGGCCTGGACCTGGGACGCTCCGCGCTGCTCACCCGCTTCGACCTGCGCGGCGGCGGCGGTGGCTTCCGCCCGAAGCACGGCAATACCACCAATGCCTTCGGTGGCGAGGCCGGAGGCCGGCTCATCCTGGCCGCCCGGGGCAACATCATCATCAATGGCAACATCGACGCCGCGGGCCGCACCGCGCAGCTCACCGGCGGGCAGCCCCTGGCAGGGGGCGGAGGTGGAGGAGGCGGCGTCGTCACCCTCGTCTCGCGTGGCACCATCACCCTGGGCGCCAACGGCTTCATCCGCGCCAACGGAGGCAATGGAGCCAACGGCATCGCGGGAGCCCCAGGGCAGCTCTACGGTGGAGGTGGCGGGGGCGGCGGAGGCATCGTCCAGTTCCTCACGGCCAGTGCCCCCTCCATCGCCAATGCCAGCAACATCGTCGTCACCGGCGGCACAGTGGGGAACGCAGGCGTCTCGGGCGCGGCGACGACCCTCGTGGCGGTGGGCGGCGGAGGCGGCGCCTCGGGCGGCGATGGGGGTGATGGCACGAAGTCCACGGTCGCCGGCGGCGCCGCCGAGCCGGGCAACACGGGGGACTTCTCCACCACCGTCACCCCACAGCCCGAGCTCATCTTCTACTGA
- a CDS encoding G protein-coupled receptor family protein, with protein MRGRAEAIRRARKLALKVAEARARLAGQGGHEGLHQGAGASASNMRAAPVAASPEAMAIQTELEGAYLALGELLHALEWTGMLLEAPQVKAPGEAAMMAARAHDDERCEDPGCTETRGERGFQAASYAGDARCSGQGSWHKE; from the coding sequence GTGCGAGGACGCGCCGAGGCCATCCGGAGAGCCAGGAAGCTGGCCCTCAAGGTCGCGGAAGCCCGGGCGAGGTTGGCCGGGCAGGGCGGTCATGAGGGCCTCCATCAGGGCGCTGGCGCCTCCGCCTCGAACATGCGCGCCGCGCCGGTGGCCGCGTCCCCGGAGGCGATGGCCATCCAGACAGAGCTGGAGGGGGCGTACCTCGCGTTGGGGGAGCTCCTCCATGCGCTGGAATGGACGGGGATGCTGCTCGAGGCGCCCCAGGTGAAGGCACCCGGGGAGGCCGCGATGATGGCCGCCCGGGCCCACGACGATGAGCGATGCGAGGACCCGGGCTGCACGGAGACCCGCGGGGAGCGCGGCTTCCAGGCGGCCTCGTATGCCGGGGACGCGCGCTGCTCCGGTCAGGGCTCATGGCACAAGGAGTGA
- a CDS encoding serine/threonine-protein kinase, with translation MNACPQETTLSDFLAGLLSEEHRGRVLAHVECCADCRWVLAAGDGARALTSPPATLSQEASSPPLARGSRVSRFVVRERIGSGAMGVVYAAEDPELGRQVALKVLRPEGCQHEELRQRLLREAQALARLSHANVVTLYDVGTYGDSIFLAMELVEGTTLAEWMKQPHPWREVLRVFLEAGRGLVAAHAAGLVHRDFKPANVLLGRDGRVYVTDFGIARLLHQEEAPSVPASPEASGAPAGLLTRTGLVLGTPAYLAPEALRGQRADARSDEFSFCVALYEALFGARPFQGETLRELAEAVRQGQVRPPAREAKVPTWVRRAVLRGLRAEPAERFPSMESLLVALTPRPRRRLARVVATATVTGVLGALAAYGVAQRREARCEQEVEKLAAAWSPARRERVRAAFLATGAPYAAPTWERLATVLDAYAGQWRTLRTEACLASGSATADGAWQTAACLDARLWQLAAVTDVLEKADVLTVQHAHSLTASLEGLAGCRDTPGLSSRPQPPDNLRARVEAARHKLTQSRVHLVARRFTDGLAVTSALLEELKGLDYKPLEAEVLLAHAEFLGGSGKPKEAEDVLYRALWAAEAGRDDVTVARVWLELIWVVGEEQSRTADAEKVVQHARAAVDRVGRERFPDITTDLHLRLSSLREMHGNHAEAEKEALLGLEFSRRRNGPDSLRTPNLLHQLGRVRFGQRRYEESLELHAQALEQRQRLLGPDHPALVTSYNRVASAHAHLGRLAEAAGFWRRALAIHEASPGPGGTALGTLLLNLAVVVRVEGRLEEARSMLERARAIFEGARGPDHLTVVQALTEQATLSREAGQRDEALALSTQALERIQRSQGPDTPRASLPLTARGQVHLSAGRYPEARRDLLEALKRLEKAHGPEGGESVSVLLPLAEVALATRAPQEALGYCERARKVTEKAQGPESVDAANALACAGQAHLALGAAEEAVPLLERARRIQTRWGEPGDPELAGKTAFLLARALLETRASPDRARALALAEEARLRLESVGVRGRPELQKVLAWQRREGKR, from the coding sequence ATGAACGCGTGCCCCCAAGAAACGACGCTGAGCGACTTCCTTGCGGGGTTGCTGTCCGAGGAGCACAGAGGCCGCGTCCTCGCACATGTGGAGTGCTGTGCGGACTGCCGGTGGGTGCTGGCCGCGGGTGATGGCGCCCGGGCGCTGACCAGCCCTCCGGCGACGCTGTCGCAGGAAGCCTCCTCGCCGCCGCTGGCCCGCGGCTCCAGGGTCTCCCGGTTCGTGGTGCGGGAGCGCATCGGCTCCGGGGCCATGGGCGTGGTGTACGCGGCGGAGGACCCGGAGCTGGGCCGCCAGGTGGCCCTCAAGGTGCTGCGCCCCGAGGGGTGCCAGCACGAGGAGCTGCGACAGCGCCTGCTGCGCGAAGCCCAGGCGCTGGCCCGGCTCTCCCACGCCAACGTCGTCACCCTCTATGACGTGGGCACCTACGGGGACAGCATCTTCCTGGCCATGGAGTTGGTGGAAGGCACCACGCTGGCGGAGTGGATGAAGCAGCCCCATCCCTGGCGTGAGGTGCTGCGCGTCTTCCTGGAGGCCGGGCGGGGACTGGTGGCCGCGCACGCGGCGGGCCTGGTGCACCGCGACTTCAAGCCCGCCAACGTCCTGCTGGGACGGGATGGCCGGGTGTATGTGACGGACTTCGGCATCGCCCGCCTGCTCCACCAGGAGGAGGCCCCCTCCGTGCCGGCGAGCCCCGAGGCCTCCGGCGCTCCCGCGGGCCTGCTCACCCGGACGGGCCTCGTGCTGGGCACCCCCGCCTACCTCGCCCCGGAGGCGCTGCGGGGCCAGCGCGCCGACGCGCGCTCGGACGAGTTCAGCTTCTGCGTGGCGCTCTACGAGGCCCTCTTCGGCGCGCGTCCCTTTCAGGGAGAGACGCTGAGGGAGCTGGCCGAGGCCGTGCGGCAGGGCCAGGTGCGTCCGCCCGCGCGCGAGGCGAAGGTCCCCACCTGGGTGCGGCGCGCGGTGCTCCGGGGCCTGCGAGCCGAGCCCGCGGAGCGCTTCCCCTCCATGGAGTCCCTGCTGGTGGCCCTCACGCCGCGGCCCCGGAGGAGGCTCGCGCGGGTGGTGGCCACGGCGACCGTGACGGGCGTGCTGGGGGCCCTCGCCGCCTACGGGGTGGCGCAGCGGCGCGAGGCGCGCTGCGAGCAGGAGGTGGAGAAGCTCGCGGCGGCCTGGAGCCCCGCTCGACGTGAGCGGGTGCGCGCGGCCTTCCTCGCCACGGGCGCGCCGTACGCCGCGCCGACCTGGGAGCGGCTCGCGACGGTGCTGGACGCCTACGCCGGCCAGTGGCGGACGCTGCGGACCGAGGCCTGCCTGGCCTCGGGCAGCGCCACCGCAGACGGCGCGTGGCAGACGGCCGCATGCCTCGACGCGCGGCTCTGGCAGCTCGCCGCCGTGACAGACGTGCTGGAGAAGGCGGACGTGCTGACGGTGCAGCACGCGCACTCGCTGACGGCCTCCCTCGAGGGGCTCGCCGGCTGCCGGGACACGCCCGGGCTCTCCAGCCGCCCGCAGCCTCCCGACAACCTCCGCGCCCGGGTGGAGGCGGCGCGGCACAAGCTGACGCAGTCCCGGGTCCACCTCGTGGCGCGCCGGTTCACCGACGGCCTCGCGGTGACGTCGGCACTCCTCGAGGAGCTGAAGGGGCTCGACTACAAGCCACTGGAGGCGGAGGTGCTGCTGGCCCACGCCGAGTTCCTCGGGGGGAGCGGCAAACCGAAGGAGGCGGAGGACGTCCTCTACCGGGCCCTGTGGGCCGCCGAGGCCGGGCGTGACGATGTGACGGTGGCGCGGGTCTGGCTGGAGCTCATCTGGGTGGTGGGCGAGGAGCAGTCCCGCACCGCGGACGCAGAGAAGGTCGTCCAGCACGCCCGGGCCGCGGTCGACCGGGTGGGACGCGAGCGCTTCCCGGACATCACGACGGACCTGCACCTGCGCCTGTCTTCCCTGCGGGAGATGCACGGCAACCACGCCGAGGCGGAGAAGGAGGCGCTCCTCGGCCTGGAGTTCTCGCGAAGGAGGAATGGCCCGGACAGCCTCCGCACGCCCAACCTCCTCCACCAGCTGGGACGCGTCCGCTTCGGCCAGCGCCGCTATGAAGAGTCGCTGGAGCTCCATGCCCAGGCCCTCGAGCAGCGCCAGCGCCTGCTGGGCCCCGACCACCCGGCCCTCGTGACGTCCTACAACCGGGTCGCCTCGGCCCATGCGCACCTGGGCCGGCTCGCCGAGGCCGCTGGCTTCTGGCGCAGGGCCCTGGCCATCCACGAGGCCTCTCCCGGCCCGGGAGGCACCGCGCTCGGCACCCTGCTCTTGAATCTCGCCGTGGTCGTGCGCGTCGAGGGCCGGCTGGAGGAGGCGCGGTCCATGCTCGAGCGGGCGCGCGCCATCTTCGAGGGCGCCCGTGGACCCGACCACCTCACGGTGGTCCAGGCGCTCACGGAGCAGGCCACCCTGTCTCGCGAGGCAGGCCAGCGCGACGAGGCGTTGGCCCTCTCCACCCAGGCGCTGGAGCGAATCCAACGCTCGCAGGGCCCGGACACGCCGCGCGCCTCCCTGCCGCTGACAGCCCGGGGACAGGTGCACCTGAGCGCGGGCCGCTACCCCGAGGCACGGCGCGACCTGCTGGAGGCGCTGAAGCGGCTGGAGAAGGCGCATGGCCCGGAGGGTGGCGAGTCGGTGTCCGTGCTGCTCCCGCTGGCCGAGGTGGCCCTGGCGACCCGGGCCCCGCAGGAGGCGCTCGGGTACTGCGAGCGTGCGCGGAAGGTCACCGAGAAGGCCCAGGGCCCGGAGTCCGTGGACGCCGCGAATGCCCTGGCCTGTGCCGGGCAGGCGCACCTGGCGCTGGGCGCCGCGGAGGAGGCCGTGCCGCTGCTCGAGCGGGCCCGGCGCATCCAGACCCGCTGGGGCGAGCCCGGCGACCCGGAGCTCGCCGGCAAGACGGCCTTCCTGCTGGCCCGGGCGCTCCTGGAGACGCGCGCCTCACCGGACCGGGCGCGGGCGCTCGCGCTGGCCGAGGAGGCCCGGCTGCGGCTGGAGTCCGTGGGAGTCCGGGGACGGCCGGAGCTCCAGAAGGTGCTGGCCTGGCAGCGGCGTGAGGGGAAGCGATGA